The following are encoded together in the Halomonas halophila genome:
- a CDS encoding Glu/Leu/Phe/Val family dehydrogenase, producing the protein MPVFDHPDFDHHQQVIHGCDAASGLRAIIAIHDTTRGPALGGLRIYPYASEADALTDVLRLSRGMTYKSALADLPLGGGKAVIIADPRRDKTPELLRAMGRLIDSLGGRYITAEDSGSGEADMRVIAEVTPHVGGLDRDGSSGDPSPWTALGVFHAMQSAVYHGLGRAESEDQFAGLRVALQGVGHVGTHLARRLHDAGARLVLADVDRDAVTRLAGELEAEMVAPEAIVDAEVDVFAPCAMGAALTPEVVRRLKARVVCGAANNQLAHAEVAGQLQARGILYTPDYVANAGGVIEIAWQRRDDARPEAVMAHIAGIGTTLDEIFARAAQEGRSPAPVADDMARERFEAG; encoded by the coding sequence ATGCCGGTCTTCGATCATCCCGATTTCGACCACCATCAGCAGGTCATTCACGGCTGCGACGCGGCCAGCGGCCTGCGCGCCATCATCGCCATCCACGACACCACCCGCGGCCCGGCGCTCGGCGGACTGCGAATCTATCCCTACGCCAGCGAGGCCGACGCCCTCACCGACGTGCTGCGGCTGTCCCGCGGCATGACCTACAAGTCGGCATTGGCCGATCTGCCGCTGGGCGGCGGCAAGGCGGTGATCATCGCCGATCCGCGTCGCGACAAGACACCCGAGCTATTGCGCGCCATGGGCCGACTGATCGACTCGCTGGGCGGGCGCTACATCACCGCCGAGGATTCCGGTTCCGGCGAGGCGGACATGCGCGTCATCGCCGAGGTCACCCCCCACGTGGGCGGGCTCGACCGCGATGGCAGCTCCGGCGACCCCTCGCCCTGGACCGCGCTCGGCGTCTTCCATGCCATGCAGAGCGCCGTGTATCACGGCCTCGGCCGGGCGGAATCCGAGGATCAGTTCGCCGGGCTGCGGGTCGCCCTCCAGGGCGTCGGCCACGTCGGCACCCACCTGGCCCGTCGGCTCCACGACGCCGGCGCGCGGCTGGTGCTGGCCGACGTCGACCGCGACGCGGTGACCCGGCTGGCCGGGGAGCTGGAGGCCGAGATGGTGGCGCCCGAGGCCATCGTCGATGCCGAGGTGGACGTCTTCGCCCCCTGCGCCATGGGCGCGGCGCTGACGCCGGAGGTGGTGAGGCGCCTCAAGGCGCGGGTGGTGTGCGGGGCGGCCAACAATCAGCTGGCCCACGCGGAGGTGGCGGGCCAGCTGCAGGCCCGCGGCATCCTCTACACGCCCGACTACGTGGCCAATGCCGGCGGCGTGATCGAGATCGCCTGGCAGCGCCGTGACGACGCTCGCCCCGAGGCGGTGATGGCGCATATCGCCGGGATCGGCACGACCCTGGACGAGATCTTCGCCAGGGCCGCGCAGGAGGGCCGCAGCCCGGCCCCGGTCGCCGACGACATGGCCCGGGAGCGGTTCGAGGCCGGCTGA
- a CDS encoding acylphosphatase produces the protein MDAHAIKARVSGRVQGVWYRRSTQERARQSGVTGYAINLADGRVEVLLCGAREDVEAVAAWLWQGPPNAEVTSVETEEIALAEGEAPDDFITG, from the coding sequence ATGGATGCTCATGCCATCAAGGCGCGTGTCAGCGGCCGCGTCCAGGGCGTCTGGTATCGCCGCTCCACCCAGGAGCGCGCGAGGCAGTCCGGGGTGACCGGCTACGCCATCAATCTCGCCGATGGCCGCGTGGAGGTGCTGCTGTGCGGGGCACGCGAGGACGTCGAGGCCGTGGCGGCCTGGCTGTGGCAGGGGCCGCCGAACGCCGAGGTCACGAGCGTCGAGACCGAGGAGATCGCGCTGGCGGAGGGCGAGGCGCCGGACGACTTCATTACCGGCTGA
- a CDS encoding nucleoside hydrolase, with the protein MSEPIIFDTDPGVDDAQAIAIALRHPDIELLGMTTTFGNVDVDTATHNALLLSELAGQRIPVAQGAAVPMVKPRHPAPAHIHGANGLGDIALPAVTGQADARSAAQFIVDTVNARPGEVSLVAVGPLGNLAAALQIDPGITERVKRVVVMGGSIKEGGNVSPVAEANIFNDPHAAQRVLTAGWPLTLVGLDVTHRCVLAPQHMERIAAGQGALGEVLAGSYAFYREFYQGALGIDGCCPHDSLALAWLVRPELFTVASGHLNVATEGPAEGQTLFASEGREFIAPRWSQTPLADVCLGVDGSAVVDWITETLA; encoded by the coding sequence ATGTCTGAACCGATCATCTTCGATACCGATCCGGGCGTCGACGACGCCCAGGCCATCGCCATCGCCCTGCGCCATCCCGACATCGAGCTGCTGGGCATGACCACCACCTTCGGCAACGTCGACGTGGACACCGCCACCCACAACGCACTGCTGCTGTCCGAGCTGGCCGGCCAGCGCATCCCGGTGGCCCAGGGCGCGGCGGTGCCGATGGTCAAGCCGCGCCATCCGGCGCCGGCGCACATCCACGGCGCCAACGGCCTCGGCGACATCGCACTGCCGGCGGTGACCGGCCAGGCCGACGCCCGCAGCGCGGCCCAGTTCATCGTCGATACCGTCAACGCCCGCCCCGGCGAGGTGTCGCTGGTGGCCGTGGGGCCACTGGGCAACCTGGCCGCGGCGCTGCAGATCGACCCGGGCATCACCGAGCGGGTCAAGCGCGTGGTGGTGATGGGCGGCTCAATCAAGGAAGGCGGCAACGTCTCCCCGGTGGCCGAGGCCAACATCTTCAACGACCCGCACGCCGCCCAGCGGGTGCTGACCGCCGGCTGGCCGCTGACCCTGGTCGGCCTCGATGTCACCCACCGCTGCGTGCTGGCCCCGCAGCACATGGAGCGGATCGCCGCCGGCCAGGGCGCGCTGGGCGAGGTGCTGGCCGGCAGCTACGCCTTCTACCGCGAGTTCTACCAGGGCGCGCTGGGCATCGACGGCTGCTGCCCGCACGACAGCCTGGCCCTGGCCTGGCTGGTGCGTCCGGAACTGTTCACCGTCGCCAGCGGCCATCTCAACGTGGCCACCGAAGGACCCGCGGAGGGGCAGACCCTGTTCGCGTCCGAGGGTCGCGAGTTCATCGCCCCGCGCTGGTCGCAGACGCCGCTGGCCGACGTCTGCCTGGGCGTCGACGGCAGTGCCGTGGTCGACTGGATCACCGAGACCCTCGCCTGA
- a CDS encoding ribokinase: protein MLHNFGSINLDHIYRVPHLVTPGETLTSHGYRVGLGGKGANQSLAMARAGGQVRHWGRLGRQDAWARDLLEASGVDVDSVELVDEPSGHAIIQVDDAGENAILLFPGANHGFNEANLEARLAEASPGDWLLAQNECIALPYLFEAARERGLHIAFNPAPMTADAAELPLEACRLLFVNRSEAEILTGLPAGSAASALLDALASRLPATETVLTLGGDGAWYQVGETRHFQPPMPVTPVDTTAAGDTFIGYYLAALQDGEGPEACLARAAAAAALGVQRSGAAESIPEAAEVAQWQRQTQPQTPNTP from the coding sequence ATGCTGCACAACTTCGGGTCGATCAATCTCGACCACATCTATCGCGTTCCTCACCTGGTCACGCCCGGTGAAACCCTCACCAGCCACGGCTATCGCGTCGGGCTCGGCGGCAAGGGCGCCAATCAGTCGCTGGCCATGGCCCGAGCCGGCGGTCAGGTGCGTCACTGGGGCCGCCTCGGGCGTCAGGACGCCTGGGCCCGCGACCTGCTCGAGGCCTCCGGCGTCGACGTCGACAGCGTCGAACTGGTGGACGAGCCCAGCGGCCACGCCATCATCCAGGTCGACGATGCGGGCGAGAATGCCATCCTGCTGTTCCCCGGCGCCAACCACGGTTTCAACGAGGCCAATCTGGAGGCACGGCTGGCCGAGGCCTCCCCCGGCGACTGGCTGCTGGCCCAGAACGAATGCATCGCCCTGCCCTACCTGTTCGAGGCGGCGCGCGAGCGCGGGCTGCATATCGCCTTCAACCCGGCGCCGATGACCGCCGATGCCGCCGAGCTGCCGCTGGAAGCGTGTCGACTGCTGTTCGTCAATCGCAGCGAGGCGGAGATCCTCACCGGCCTGCCCGCCGGCAGCGCCGCCTCTGCCCTGCTCGACGCCCTGGCCAGTCGCCTGCCGGCCACCGAGACCGTGCTGACTCTGGGCGGCGACGGCGCCTGGTACCAGGTCGGCGAGACGCGCCACTTCCAGCCGCCGATGCCGGTCACGCCGGTCGACACCACCGCCGCCGGCGATACCTTCATCGGCTACTATCTGGCAGCGCTGCAGGACGGCGAAGGCCCCGAGGCCTGCCTGGCCCGGGCCGCTGCGGCCGCCGCCCTCGGCGTGCAGCGTTCCGGTGCGGCCGAGAGCATTCCCGAGGCCGCCGAGGTGGCCCAGTGGCAGCGCCAGACTCAGCCCCAGACCCCGAACACTCCCTGA
- a CDS encoding D-2-hydroxyacid dehydrogenase — MHAVILDAASLGDGIDLSPIRERVSRLDVHDFTDRDEAVARLEGAEVAIVNKVVLDAETLAALPHLRLICVLATGTNNIAMDEAERRGIEVRNVAAYGTASVAQHTLMQLLALANRLPRYQRDVAEGRWGKSPFFCLMDHTTLQLEGKRLVIVGQGELGTRVGELAGAFGMEVVFAARPGAEQDARPTLAELVPTADAISLHCPLTEASRHLVDADLLARLKPSALVVNCARGGMIDEIAALDALREGRLGGLAVDVLPEEPPRDGHPLIDALSEPLNLIVTPHSAWISPEARQRIVELTADNLSRPLRD; from the coding sequence ATGCATGCCGTGATTCTCGACGCCGCCAGTCTGGGCGATGGTATCGATCTGTCGCCGATCCGCGAACGTGTCTCTCGCCTCGACGTTCACGACTTCACTGACCGCGACGAGGCCGTTGCACGGCTCGAGGGCGCCGAGGTCGCCATCGTCAACAAGGTGGTGCTCGATGCCGAGACCCTGGCCGCCCTGCCCCATCTCAGGCTGATCTGCGTGCTGGCCACCGGCACCAACAACATCGCCATGGACGAGGCCGAGCGCCGCGGCATCGAGGTGCGCAACGTCGCCGCCTACGGCACGGCGAGCGTGGCTCAGCACACCCTGATGCAACTGCTGGCCCTGGCCAACCGCCTGCCGCGCTACCAGCGTGACGTGGCCGAGGGACGCTGGGGAAAAAGCCCCTTCTTCTGCCTGATGGATCACACCACACTGCAGCTCGAGGGCAAGCGGCTGGTCATCGTCGGCCAGGGTGAGCTCGGCACTCGGGTCGGCGAACTCGCCGGCGCCTTCGGCATGGAGGTCGTCTTCGCCGCGCGCCCCGGCGCCGAGCAGGATGCCCGCCCGACGCTCGCCGAGCTCGTCCCCACCGCCGATGCCATCAGCCTGCACTGTCCGCTCACCGAAGCCAGCCGCCACCTGGTCGACGCCGACCTGCTGGCCAGGCTCAAGCCCTCGGCGCTGGTGGTCAACTGCGCCCGTGGCGGCATGATCGACGAGATTGCCGCCCTCGACGCCCTGCGCGAAGGCCGGCTCGGCGGGCTCGCCGTCGACGTGCTGCCCGAGGAGCCGCCGCGCGACGGCCATCCTTTGATCGATGCCCTGAGCGAACCGCTCAACCTGATCGTCACGCCCCACAGCGCCTGGATCAGCCCCGAGGCTCGCCAACGCATCGTCGAGCTCACCGCCGACAATCTGAGTCGCCCCCTTCGGGACTGA
- a CDS encoding FmdB family zinc ribbon protein, translating to MPIYEYECKACGHRLEKLQKISAAPLTDCPACEQAELDRLVSAAGFRLAGSGWYETDFKSGSKKNLAGGGETSGSAA from the coding sequence ATGCCCATCTACGAATACGAGTGCAAGGCCTGCGGCCACCGCCTGGAAAAGCTGCAAAAGATCAGCGCCGCGCCGTTGACCGACTGCCCGGCCTGCGAACAGGCCGAGCTCGACCGCCTGGTCTCCGCGGCGGGCTTTCGCCTGGCAGGCAGCGGCTGGTACGAGACCGACTTCAAGTCCGGCAGCAAGAAGAACCTGGCCGGCGGGGGCGAGACGTCCGGGTCGGCGGCCTGA
- the aspS gene encoding aspartate--tRNA ligase, producing MRSHYSGQLNETMVDQTVTLCGWVHRRRDHGGVIFLDMRDRDGIAQVVVDPDTAEAFANADRARSEYVLRISGRVRLRPEGTQNPNMPTGLIEVLAKDVEVLNTAATPPFQLDEHGKVGEEVRLKHRYIDLRRPEMIDKLRLRSRISHSVRAYLEGQGFLDIETPILTRATPEGARDYLVPSRTHPGSFFALPQSPQLFKQLLMVSGFDRYYQIAKCFRDEDLRADRQPEFTQIDLEASFVEEEDIMSITENMVRNLFKDVLDVELPAFPRMPYAEAMQRFGSDKPDLRIPLELTDVDDLMKDVDFKVFSGPANADDGRVAALKVKGGATLTRKEIDEYTKFVGIYGARGLAWIKVNERAKGLDGLQSPIVKFMEGVVEQLLDRVGAEDGDIIFFGADKTNIVNEALGALRVKLGEDLDLYTAEWSPLWVVDFPMFEADGEARLQALHHPFTAPSCDVETLKNNPAEALSRAYDMVLNGTELGGGSIRIHDQAMQQSVLELLGIGEEEAREKFGFLLDALQYGAPPHGGLAFGLDRLVMLMSGARTIREVIAFPKTQSAACLMTDAPGEVSGEQLKELNIRLRQKAKAEGAAE from the coding sequence ATGCGCAGCCATTATAGCGGCCAGCTGAACGAGACCATGGTGGATCAGACGGTCACCCTGTGCGGCTGGGTCCATCGCCGCCGTGACCATGGCGGGGTCATCTTCCTCGACATGCGCGACCGGGACGGCATCGCCCAGGTCGTGGTCGACCCCGACACCGCCGAGGCCTTCGCCAATGCCGACCGCGCCCGCAGCGAATACGTGCTGCGCATCAGCGGCCGCGTGCGTCTGCGCCCCGAGGGCACCCAGAACCCGAACATGCCCACCGGCCTGATCGAGGTACTGGCCAAGGACGTGGAGGTCCTCAACACCGCCGCCACGCCCCCGTTCCAGCTTGACGAGCACGGCAAGGTCGGCGAGGAAGTGCGCCTCAAGCATCGCTACATCGACCTGCGCCGTCCGGAGATGATCGACAAGCTGCGCCTGCGCTCGCGCATCTCCCACAGCGTGCGCGCCTATCTCGAGGGGCAGGGCTTCCTCGACATCGAGACGCCGATCCTGACTCGCGCCACCCCGGAAGGCGCCCGCGACTACCTGGTGCCGAGCCGCACCCATCCGGGCAGCTTCTTCGCGCTGCCGCAGTCGCCGCAGCTGTTCAAGCAGCTGCTGATGGTCTCCGGCTTCGACCGCTACTACCAGATCGCCAAGTGCTTCCGCGACGAGGACCTGCGCGCCGACCGCCAGCCCGAGTTCACCCAGATCGACCTCGAGGCCTCCTTCGTCGAGGAAGAGGACATCATGTCGATCACCGAGAACATGGTGCGCAACCTGTTCAAGGACGTGCTCGACGTCGAGCTGCCGGCATTTCCGCGCATGCCTTACGCCGAGGCCATGCAGCGCTTCGGTTCCGACAAGCCGGACCTGCGTATCCCGCTCGAGCTGACCGACGTCGACGACCTGATGAAGGACGTGGACTTCAAGGTCTTCTCCGGCCCGGCCAACGCCGATGACGGCCGCGTGGCCGCGCTCAAGGTCAAGGGCGGCGCCACCCTGACTCGCAAGGAAATCGACGAGTACACCAAGTTCGTCGGCATCTACGGCGCCCGGGGCCTGGCCTGGATCAAGGTCAACGAGCGCGCCAAGGGCCTCGATGGCCTGCAGTCGCCGATCGTCAAGTTCATGGAAGGCGTGGTCGAGCAGCTGCTGGACCGCGTCGGTGCCGAGGATGGCGACATCATCTTCTTCGGCGCGGACAAGACCAACATCGTCAACGAGGCGCTGGGCGCGCTGCGCGTCAAGCTGGGCGAGGACCTCGACCTCTACACCGCCGAGTGGTCGCCGCTGTGGGTGGTCGACTTCCCGATGTTCGAGGCCGACGGCGAAGCGCGCCTGCAGGCGCTGCACCACCCGTTCACCGCGCCGTCCTGCGACGTGGAAACGCTCAAGAACAACCCGGCCGAGGCGCTGTCCCGCGCCTATGACATGGTCCTCAACGGCACCGAGCTGGGTGGCGGCTCGATCCGTATCCACGACCAGGCCATGCAACAGAGCGTGCTCGAGCTGCTCGGCATCGGCGAGGAAGAGGCCCGCGAGAAGTTCGGCTTCCTGCTCGACGCCCTGCAGTACGGCGCGCCGCCCCACGGCGGCCTGGCCTTCGGCCTCGACCGCCTGGTGATGCTGATGAGCGGTGCCCGCACCATCCGTGAGGTGATCGCCTTCCCCAAGACCCAGAGCGCGGCCTGCCTGATGACCGACGCCCCGGGCGAGGTCAGCGGCGAGCAGCTCAAGGAGCTCAACATTCGCCTGCGCCAGAAGGCCAAGGCGGAGGGCGCGGCCGAATAA
- a CDS encoding YebC/PmpR family DNA-binding transcriptional regulator — protein sequence MAGHSKWSNIKHRKAAQDARRGKIFNKLIRELTVAARQGGGDPEDNPRLRAAMDKALGNNMPKDTVQRAVDRGAGNTDGDAMEEVVYEGYGPEGVAVMVEAMTDNRNRTVSEVRHAFGKHGGNLGTSGSVAFMFHKQGRLTLPPGVDEETAMEATLSAEPEDIETLEDGRLEIVTTPDTFGAVKDALLEAGITPEASDVGLYPDTYTRIDDVELGRRIVGLVDRLEDLDDVQNVYTNADFSDDILEALHD from the coding sequence ATGGCCGGCCATAGCAAATGGTCCAATATCAAGCATCGCAAGGCGGCTCAGGACGCCAGGCGCGGCAAGATCTTCAACAAGCTGATCCGCGAGCTGACCGTGGCCGCGCGGCAGGGCGGCGGCGATCCCGAGGACAACCCGCGCCTGCGCGCCGCCATGGACAAGGCGCTCGGCAACAACATGCCCAAGGACACCGTGCAGCGGGCGGTGGATCGCGGCGCCGGCAACACCGACGGCGACGCCATGGAGGAGGTCGTCTACGAGGGCTACGGCCCCGAAGGCGTGGCGGTGATGGTCGAGGCCATGACCGATAACCGCAATCGAACTGTCTCCGAGGTGCGACACGCCTTCGGCAAGCACGGCGGCAACCTCGGCACCTCCGGCTCGGTGGCCTTCATGTTCCACAAGCAGGGGAGGCTGACGCTGCCGCCAGGCGTCGACGAGGAGACGGCCATGGAAGCGACCCTGTCCGCCGAGCCCGAGGACATCGAGACCCTCGAGGACGGTCGCCTGGAGATCGTCACCACGCCGGACACCTTCGGTGCGGTCAAGGACGCCCTGTTGGAGGCGGGCATCACGCCCGAGGCCAGCGACGTGGGGCTGTATCCCGACACTTACACCCGCATCGACGACGTCGAACTCGGCCGGCGCATCGTCGGGCTGGTCGACCGGCTCGAGGATCTCGACGATGTGCAGAATGTTTACACCAATGCCGACTTCTCCGATGACATTCTGGAAGCGTTGCATGATTGA
- the ruvC gene encoding crossover junction endodeoxyribonuclease RuvC, translating into MLILGIDPGSRITGYGVLDVTEPKPKYVTSGCIRTRGDDLAQRLAQVYAGVSEVIGLHGPGEFAIEQVFMSKNADSALKLGQARGTAIVCAANHGLPVSEYGPRQIKQAVTGGGAADKTQVQHMVTAILGLSGTPQADAADALAIALTHAYARLGLICRGSYGGGRGRGKSASWRDFRPE; encoded by the coding sequence ATGCTGATCCTGGGCATCGATCCGGGATCCCGGATCACCGGCTACGGCGTGCTGGACGTGACCGAGCCCAAGCCGAAGTACGTGACCAGCGGCTGCATCCGCACCCGCGGCGACGATCTCGCCCAGCGCCTGGCCCAGGTCTACGCCGGGGTCAGCGAGGTGATCGGCCTGCACGGGCCCGGCGAGTTCGCCATCGAGCAGGTGTTCATGTCGAAGAACGCCGACTCGGCGCTCAAGCTCGGCCAGGCGCGGGGCACCGCCATCGTCTGCGCGGCCAATCACGGCCTGCCGGTCAGCGAGTACGGCCCGCGCCAGATCAAGCAGGCGGTCACCGGCGGCGGGGCGGCCGACAAGACCCAGGTGCAGCACATGGTGACCGCCATCCTGGGTCTCTCCGGCACGCCCCAGGCCGATGCCGCCGACGCCCTGGCCATCGCCCTGACGCATGCCTATGCCCGGCTCGGACTGATCTGCCGGGGCAGCTACGGCGGCGGGCGAGGGCGTGGCAAGAGCGCGTCCTGGCGGGACTTTCGCCCCGAGTGA
- the ruvA gene encoding Holliday junction branch migration protein RuvA, whose translation MIGRLRGTLIDKQPPWLLLDVAGVGYELEASMTTLVALPGVGEDVVLHTHLTVRDDAHLLYGFAREQERALFRALIKVNGVGPKLALAILSGMDEDAFIRCVMDDDVKSLTRLPGVGKKTAERLIVEMRDRFPHWEAEAPAAGVAPSPGAAAEPRQEPLAEAEAALVSLGYKPAEAGRMLTGLEEEGSTEAIIKAALARRMAG comes from the coding sequence ATGATCGGACGCTTGCGAGGCACCCTGATCGACAAGCAGCCGCCCTGGCTGCTGTTGGACGTGGCCGGGGTCGGCTACGAGCTGGAGGCCTCCATGACCACCCTGGTGGCATTGCCCGGGGTCGGCGAGGACGTGGTGCTGCATACCCATCTCACCGTGCGCGACGACGCCCACCTGCTCTACGGCTTCGCCCGCGAGCAGGAGCGGGCGCTGTTCCGTGCCCTGATCAAGGTCAACGGCGTCGGCCCCAAGCTGGCCCTGGCCATCCTCTCCGGCATGGACGAGGACGCCTTCATCCGCTGCGTGATGGACGACGACGTCAAGTCGCTGACGCGCCTGCCCGGCGTCGGCAAGAAGACCGCCGAGCGGCTGATCGTCGAGATGCGCGACCGCTTCCCGCACTGGGAGGCCGAAGCGCCCGCCGCCGGCGTGGCACCGTCGCCCGGCGCCGCCGCCGAACCGCGCCAGGAGCCGCTGGCCGAGGCCGAGGCGGCGCTGGTCAGCCTCGGCTACAAGCCGGCCGAGGCCGGGCGCATGCTCACCGGCCTCGAGGAAGAGGGCAGCACCGAGGCGATCATCAAGGCGGCGCTCGCGCGTCGCATGGCCGGTTGA
- the ruvB gene encoding Holliday junction branch migration DNA helicase RuvB — protein MLETDRLIAAEDREGEGHLDHAIRPKQLGDYIGQPRVREQLEIFIHAARGRDESLDHTLVFGPPGLGKTTLANIIATEMGVGLKSTSGPVLERAGDLAAMLTNLQPGDVLFIDEIHRLSAVVEEILYPAMEDFQLDIVIGEGPAARSIKLDLPPFTLVGATTRAGLLTSPLRDRFGIVQRLEFYSIDELSEIVARSARLLGVTTDDAGAREVARRSRGTPRIANRLLRRVRDYAEVRGGGRIDAEIADQALNMLHVDHHGLDHMDRRLLLAMIEKFDGGPVGVDSLAAAIGEERDTIEDVIEPYLIQQGLMMRTARGRVVTRQAWQHFGLAPAPTPSQD, from the coding sequence ATGCTGGAGACTGACCGCCTGATCGCCGCCGAGGATCGCGAGGGCGAGGGCCATCTCGATCACGCCATCCGCCCCAAGCAGCTCGGCGACTACATCGGCCAGCCGCGGGTCCGCGAGCAGCTGGAGATCTTCATCCACGCCGCCCGCGGCCGCGACGAGAGCCTCGACCACACCCTGGTGTTCGGCCCACCGGGGCTCGGCAAGACCACGCTCGCCAACATCATCGCCACCGAGATGGGCGTCGGCCTGAAGTCGACCTCCGGGCCGGTGCTCGAGCGGGCCGGCGATCTCGCCGCCATGCTCACCAACCTTCAGCCCGGCGACGTGCTGTTCATCGACGAGATCCATCGCCTGTCGGCGGTGGTGGAAGAGATCCTCTATCCCGCCATGGAGGATTTCCAGCTCGACATCGTGATCGGCGAGGGGCCGGCCGCGCGCTCGATCAAGCTCGACCTGCCACCGTTCACCCTGGTCGGCGCCACCACCCGGGCAGGCCTGCTGACCTCGCCGCTGCGCGACCGCTTCGGCATCGTCCAGCGCCTGGAGTTCTACTCCATCGACGAGCTCAGCGAGATCGTCGCCCGTTCAGCGCGGCTGCTGGGCGTGACCACCGACGACGCCGGCGCCCGGGAAGTGGCGCGCCGCTCCCGCGGCACCCCGCGCATCGCCAACCGCCTGCTGCGCCGCGTGCGCGACTACGCCGAGGTACGCGGCGGCGGACGCATCGACGCCGAGATCGCCGACCAGGCCCTGAACATGCTCCACGTCGACCACCACGGCCTGGACCACATGGACCGCCGGCTGCTGCTGGCGATGATCGAGAAATTCGACGGCGGCCCGGTGGGCGTAGACTCTCTGGCCGCGGCCATCGGCGAGGAGCGCGACACCATCGAGGACGTCATCGAGCCCTACCTGATCCAGCAGGGGCTGATGATGCGCACCGCCCGCGGCCGGGTGGTGACCCGTCAGGCCTGGCAGCACTTCGGCCTGGCTCCGGCGCCGACGCCTTCCCAAGACTGA
- the tolQ gene encoding protein TolQ codes for MSIPHLIMNASGVVQAVMLLLLLGSLLSWVVIFQRTFVMRRARKAHREFEDRFWSGVDLNELYRETPAEQETLGAEHIFRAGFREFNRLMPKTQSPQAILDGVQRSMRVAWSREEDRLNLHLVFLATVASSSPYIGLFGTVWGIMGSFQSLSMAQQATLGTVAPWIAEALIATAMGLFAAIPAVIFYNRLSAESSRLLGKYEDFAEEFHSILHRNLQGRGESAAG; via the coding sequence ATGTCCATTCCCCACCTGATCATGAACGCCAGCGGCGTGGTCCAGGCGGTGATGCTGCTGCTGCTGCTGGGTTCGCTGCTGTCCTGGGTGGTGATCTTCCAGCGCACCTTCGTGATGCGCCGCGCGCGCAAGGCCCACCGTGAATTCGAGGACCGCTTCTGGTCCGGGGTCGACCTCAACGAGCTGTATCGCGAGACGCCCGCCGAGCAGGAGACCCTGGGCGCCGAGCACATCTTTCGCGCCGGCTTCCGCGAGTTCAATCGCCTGATGCCGAAGACCCAGAGTCCCCAGGCCATCCTCGACGGCGTGCAGCGCAGCATGCGCGTGGCCTGGTCCCGCGAGGAGGACCGCCTCAACCTGCACCTGGTGTTCCTGGCCACCGTGGCCTCGTCCAGCCCCTACATCGGGCTGTTCGGCACCGTGTGGGGCATCATGGGCTCCTTCCAGTCGCTGTCCATGGCCCAGCAGGCCACGCTCGGCACCGTGGCGCCGTGGATCGCCGAGGCGCTGATCGCCACCGCCATGGGCCTGTTCGCGGCCATCCCCGCGGTGATCTTCTACAACCGGCTGTCGGCGGAATCCAGCCGCCTGCTGGGCAAGTACGAGGACTTCGCCGAGGAGTTCCATTCCATCCTGCACCGCAACCTGCAGGGTCGCGGCGAATCCGCCGCCGGCTGA
- the tolR gene encoding protein TolR: MHGPFNRMGRRKPMNEINVVPFIDVMLVLLVIFMITAPMLTQGVKVDLPQVTSEPIEDSEDRDPIVVSVDSEGQIYVSLSGDETAVDLDELGQRVGILLEREPGTRVLVRGDRNVAYGQIVTLMSTLQTSGVANVGLISEPPPGDA, translated from the coding sequence ATGCACGGACCCTTCAACCGCATGGGCCGGCGCAAGCCGATGAACGAGATCAACGTCGTCCCCTTCATCGACGTGATGCTGGTGCTGCTGGTGATCTTCATGATCACCGCGCCGATGCTGACCCAGGGCGTCAAGGTGGACCTGCCCCAGGTGACCTCCGAGCCGATCGAGGACAGCGAGGATCGCGACCCGATCGTCGTCTCGGTGGACAGCGAGGGCCAGATCTACGTCAGCCTGAGCGGTGATGAGACCGCCGTCGACCTCGACGAGCTCGGCCAGCGGGTCGGTATCCTGCTCGAGCGCGAGCCGGGCACCCGCGTCCTGGTCCGCGGCGACCGCAACGTGGCCTACGGCCAGATCGTCACCCTGATGAGCACCCTGCAGACCTCGGGCGTGGCCAACGTCGGGCTGATCTCCGAGCCCCCGCCCGGGGACGCCTGA